One Mycolicibacterium fallax genomic window, TTCGCGGACGTGCGCAACCATCTGCAGACCACCACATTGCGTGCCCGGATGGGAGGTACCGACGTGTTCGTCTACCACGGATATAGCGAATTACAACTCAACAACCGCTGGGTGAAGGCTACTCCGGCGTTCAATGCCGAGCTCTGCGCGCGATTCGGTGTACCTCCGATCGACTTCGACGGCCACACCGATGCGCTCCTCCATGCCTACGACGGTGGGGGAAGCCAACACATGGAGTACCTCAACGACCGCGGTTGGTACCACGATCTCCCCTTCACCGACATCGTTACAGAGTTGCATCACCGGTACGGCCCGCTCATGGCTGGTGCTGGAGCCCAGCGTGACGCCTTCTCCCAGG contains:
- a CDS encoding transglutaminase-like domain-containing protein: MSDTSNESSFLETTGFLDWQHDDVQRFTEDAVGDVRDPVQKARLIFTAVRDRIWYDPYSTDDDPEHYRASYVATASRAYCIPKAVLLTAAARAAGIPARLGFADVRNHLQTTTLRARMGGTDVFVYHGYSELQLNNRWVKATPAFNAELCARFGVPPIDFDGHTDALLHAYDGGGSQHMEYLNDRGWYHDLPFTDIVTELHHRYGPLMAGAGAQRDAFSQEL